A genomic region of Melanotaenia boesemani isolate fMelBoe1 chromosome 13, fMelBoe1.pri, whole genome shotgun sequence contains the following coding sequences:
- the tns2a gene encoding tensin-2 isoform X6, producing MSSGKMSKAGKGEPHVFKEKTFKKRRQCSVCRQSVDNVGSFCRVCKTAAHRKCEAKVTSACIPAPTNDLQRRGTAPSRHIQHLGSTKSLTYTKQRNTLPRSFSVDRVMERVMERHYDFDLTYITERIISVFFPPKLEEQRYRLNLKEVAAMLKSKHQDKFLLLNLSERRHDITRLNPKVHDFGWPDLHAPPLDKICAICKAMENWLTSDPQHVVVLHCKGNKGKTGVIIAAYMHYSKISAGADQALSTLAMRKFCEDKVSSSLQPSQNRYIYYFGGLLSGAIKMNSSPLFLHQVLIPSLPNFQNEGGYYPFLKIYQSMQLVYTSGIYDLQGTGGRRLCVTIEPALLLKGDIMVKCYHRRAQSADRDTVFRLQFHTCTIHGSQLWFGKGELDQACTDERFPSDATVEFIFSSGPERIKGREYQKNDPAVTVDYNTADPVVRWDSYENFNQRYQDSLEDIAHTRGPLDGSLYAQIKKRRGPGSGSLTSTNGSSPGGALSEDRPDHLITQGSDSALSAHSLNLNQLSIHPDHQEEPIRPPPPTRQEREELERLLGGIEGNVDGERETAILDDGDSLPSERTGTLRLNRSCSCRDGYRSQRCAEPGCDRTLLMPNGYCLDRAPGTNGHHGATPSASPNPASPPSHMDLCQHYSPHSHQSLPPPDLVWDRQSGPSHYLHRSCSETPSSRHICPYPSPDLTPHSHNHSHHHPMSPPNRICCREDDYAPYHHLPSPHSHHHTHPHHPKPSTSPTYHDIMLMDGLPPPGCPCRDCSIRREDSAAYHSLRLDRGDSFHWDREAELQQREVGLRRARDAELPRGSELHWERDPGLRRGRELSLQWERDREAELQWERDREAEYWHRRATVASYGPQGHDLPAFTFDPLPAGHPAYPEASRSHAHSHLDLKYSSSSSGYQTPRQVCPCSPYQPSPSESRGYASGYQSESTSPLPPSSSMTGPCSHSNGPADHNHHHHPDSQQSYSSDSHTDGLRSSGESVGWRDHITHGSFKRVHRDGHVACSTPSDMSGPSTPVHTSSPLCTQESPSPGGREYEIRTTDILGNDYEASQPQDGHYSGNHIIQDPPGSPKSSTEKSLNPVKDTPSHTATPVQTESSNHCTAPTDPSINSTQQRHLSPEPPLSPSSDSATPAKSNQEQCQNPSLPVHASPAVDMHPELGSLTLQTLAPSEAAALPPSVVQEVSHPQSQTQTHANGSAGLTSTMKPHPEASKPTISNTTFSPPPSSPQPASSSMEGSPVSDTPVPGFATLGRKLMLSGSDPHHPNHMQHHVPQHHHYPSMEHSVALDTSKRHYFSGHIPQHHPASYANYSTISIPLPHPQPPLPEKRHQSTQLGSSSDGGRPAVGHVPPSNTSTTQHQHHVTFSPTVGEIAPPASQNDEVAPVVPETANRVSVKFVQDSSRFWYKPGISREQAIAALKEREPGTFLIRDSNSFQGAYGLALKVATPPPNVNNHNGKVSDPLEQLVRHFLIETSPRGVKIKGCQNEHHFGSLSALVYQHSITPISLPCALKIPEKDLIGELQEVQPVTSNISTAADLLKQGAACNVLYLNSVETESLTGPQAIAKASDATLGRHPRPAATVVQFKVTSQGVTLTDSQRRVFFRRHYPVSSVTFSSLDPKDRRWTNSDNTTVKVFGFVAKKPGSLAENVCHLFAELDPEQPATAIVNFINKVMLSPRR from the exons GTGACCTCTGCATGCATCCCAGCCCCCACCAATGATCTG CAGCGTAGAGGGACTGCTCCTTCTCGACACATCCAACACCTG gGATCTACCAAGTCTCTAACTTACACCAAACAGAGAAACACCTTGCCAAG GAGTTTCAGCGTGGACCGTGTAATGGAGCGTGTAATGGAGCGCCACTATGACTTTGACCTGACGTACATCACAGAGAGGATCATCTCTGTCTTTTTCCCACCGAAGCTGGAAGAGCAGAGATACCGCCTCAACCTGAAGGAGGTGGCTGCCATGCTCAAGTCCAAACATCAGGACAAATTTCTG ctccTGAATCTTTCTGAAAGACGGCACGATATCACCCGACTAAATCCAAAG GTTCATGACTTTGGCTGGCCCGACCTGCATGCTCCACCCCTGGATAAGATCTGCGCCATATGTAAGGCCATGGAGAACTGGCTGACCTCTGACCCCCAGCACGTGGTGGTCTTACACTGCAAG GGCAACAAAGGTAAAACAGGAGTTATTATTGCAGCCTACATGCACTACAGCAAGATCTCTGCAGG GGCGGACCAGGCTCTCAGTACTCTCGCCATGAGAAAGTTCTGTGAAGATAAGGTGTCCTCTTCCCTACAACCATCCCAAAACAG GTATATCTATTACTTTGGAGGTCTTCTCTCTGGGGCAATAAAGATGAACAGCAGCCCTCTCTTCCTCCACCAAGTCCTCATCCCATCACTCCCCAACTTTCAGAATGAAGGAG GTTATTACCCTTTCTTGAAGATCTACCAGTCCATGCAGTTGGTCTACACTTCAGGCATATA TGATCTTCAAGGCACTGGAGGCAGGCGACTGTGTGTGACCATTGAACCGGCACTGTTACTTAAGGGTGACATCATG GTCAAATGCTACCACAGGCGAGCCCAGAGTGCTGACAGAGACACCGTGTTTAGGCTGCAGTTCCACACCTGCACCATCCACGGATCCCAGCTCTGGTTTGGCAAAGGAGAGCTGGATCAAGCCTGCACTG ATGAGCGTTTTCCATCTGATGCTACCGTGGAGTTTATCTTCTCTTCCGGACCAGAGAGGATCAAAG GCCGTGAATACCAGAAGAACGACCCTGCAGTCACAGTTGACTACAACACTGCTGACCCGGTGGTTCGCTGGGACTCCTATGAGAACTTTAATCAGCGATATCAGGACAGCCTGGAGG ATATTGCCCACACCAGAGGTCCCCTAGATGGCAGCCTGTATGCTCAGATAAAGAAACGGCGAGGTCCTGGCTCCGGTTCTCTCACCTCAACCAATGGCAGCAGCCCAGGAGGAGCCCTctcagaagatagacctgatcaTCTTATCACTCAGGGTTCAGACTCTGCCCTCTCGGCCCATTCCCTTAATTTGAACCAATTATCTATCCATCCTGACCACCAAGAGGAGCCTATTcgtccaccaccaccaaccaggcAGGAAAGGGAGGAGCTTGAACGACTTCTTGGAGGCATTGAAGGAAACGTAGATGGAGAGCGAGAGACCGCCATTCTAGATGATGGAGATTCTTTGCCGTCAGAAAGAACCGGGACACTGAGGCTTAATCGGTCATGTTCCTGCCGGGATGGTTACAGGTCCCAGCGCTGTGCTGAGCCAGGCTGTGACCGCACCCTCCTCATGCCTAATGGCTACTGCCTTGATCGAGCGCCTGGCACCAACGGGCACCATGGGGCGACTCCTTCTGCTAGCCCCAACCCAGCTTCTCCTCCATCACACATGGATCTGTGCCAACACTACAGCCCCCACTCCCACCAGTCCCTCCCACCTCCAGATCTTGTGTGGGACCGTCAGAGTGGCCCATCTCACTACCTTCACCGCTCTTGCTCAGAGACTCCGTCATCTCGACATATCTGTCCGTACCCGTCCCCAGATCTCACCCCCCACTCTCACAATCATTCGCATCACCACCCCATGTCTCCCCCGAATCGCATATGCTGCAGAGAAGATGACTATGCACCCTACCATCATCTTCCTTCACCTCACAGCCATCACCATACCCATCCGCACCACCCGAAACCCTCCACCAGCCCAACTTACCATGATATAATGCTAATGGATGGTCTGCCACCCCCTGGTTGTCCTTGTAGGGACTGCAGCATCAGAAGAGAAGATTCTGCGGCTTACCACAGCCTGAGGTTGGACCGCGGTGACAGCTTTCACTGGGACAGAGAGGCGGAGCTTCAGCAGAGGGAGGTGGGGCTTAGGAGGGCCAGGGATGCTGAGTTACCTAGAGGGTCAGAGCTTCACTGGGAGAGGGATCCTGGGTTGAGGCGAGGCAGAGAGCTGTCCCTCCAATGGGAACGAGACAGGGAGGCTGAGCTGCAGtgggagagggacagagaggcTGAATATTGGCACAGAAGAGCCACCGTAGCCTCCTACGGCCCACAGGGGCATGATCTTCCAGCCTTCACCTTTGACCCATTGCCAGCAGGTCATCCAGCTTATCCAGAGGCATCAAGGTCCCACGCTCATTCCCACTTGGATCTGaagtacagcagcagcagcagtgggtACCAAACCCCTCGTCAGGTGTGCCCCTGCTCACCTTACCAGCCTTCACCATCTGAAAGCAGAGGCTACGCCTCAGGCTACCAATCCGAGTCCACGTCCCCACTGCCTCCCTCTTCCTCAATGACAGGGCCCTGCAGCCACAGCAACGGGCCAGCAGACCataaccaccaccaccatccagACTCACAGCAGTCATACAGCTCGGACTCTCATACTG ATGGCCTTCGTAGCTCTGGTGAAAGTGTGGGCTGGAGGGATCACATAACTCATGGCTCCTTTAAGAGGGTCCACAGAGATGGTCACGTTGCCTGCTCCACGCCATCTGACATGTCTGGACCGTCCACTCCTGTCCACACCAGCAGTCCTCTATGCACACAGGAAAG TCCCAGTCCAGGAGGAAGAGAGTATGAGATCCGTACCACAGACATCCTTGGCAATGACTATGAGGCTTCCCAGCCGCAGGATGGACACTATAGTGGTAATCATATCATTCAGGATCCTCCAGGAAGTCCAAAAAGCAGCACTGAGAAGTCATTAAATCCAGTCAAAGATACACCATCACACACAGCAACTCCTGTTCAGACAGAATCCTCCAACCACTGCACAGCACCAACAGACCCGTCCATCAACAGTACCCAACAGCGGCACCTCAGCCCAGAGCCACCCCTATCACCTTCTTCTGATTCTGCAACACCAGCTAAATCAAACCAGGAACAGTGCCAGAATCCTTCTTTGCCTGTCCATGCTTCACCTGCAGTGGATATGCACCCCGAACTTGGCTCTCTCACTCTCCAGACCCTTGCTCCATCAGAAGCTGCTGCTCTGCCACCCTCCGTGGTGCAGGAGGTGTCCCATCCTCAGAGCCAGACCCAAACCCATGCTAATGGCTCTGCAGGACTGACTTCAACAATGAAACCTCACCCAGAAGCCTCCAAACCAACCATCTCCAACACCACATTTTCTCCTCCACCATCATCCCCGCAGCCTGCATCCAGCAGCATGGAAGGCTCCCCAGTCTCTGACACACCAGTCCCTGGTTTCGCCACCCTGGGAAGGAAGTTGATGTTAAGTGGATCAGACCCCCACCACCCAAATCATATGCAGCACCACGTACCTCAACATCACCACTACCCATCCATGGAGCACAGTGTCGCTCTGGACACTAGCAAGAGGCACTACTTTTCTGGTCACATCCCACAACATCACCCAGCCTCCTACGCCAACTATTCCACCATCTCCATCCCCCTCCCTCACCCACAGCCACCTCTGCCAGAGAAGAGACATCAGTCCACTCAGTTGGGATCTTCCAGCGATGGGGGGAGGCCAGCAGTGGGTCATGTGCCTCCCTCCAACACCAGTACCACCCAGCATCAACATCATGTCACATTTTCTCCCACTGTAGGGGAAATTGCACCCCCTGCAAGCCAAAATGATGAAGTAGCACCTGTGGTGCCTGAGACTGCCAACAGGGTCAGTGTTAAGTTTGTCCAGGACAGTTCGAGGTTCTGGTACAAGCCTGGCATCTCTAGAGAGCAAG CaattgcagctctaaaggaaaGAGAGCCTGGAACCTTCCTGATCAGGGACAGTAACTCTTTCCAGGGGGCCTATGGCTTGGCCCTGAAGGTGGCCACGCCTCCTCCCAATGTCAACAACCACAACGGCAAAG TGAGTGATCCTCTGGAACAGCTGGTGAGACATTTCCTAATAGAAACAAGCCCTCGGGGAGTGAAGATTAAAGGATGTCAGAATGAGCACCACTTTG GGAGTCTGTCTGCGCTCGTCTACCAACACTCCATCACACCCATCTCTTTACCATGTGCTCTTAAAATCCCTGAGAAAG ACCTCATAGGTGAGCTGCAGGAGGTTCAACCGGTAACCAGTAACATCAGCACAGCTGCAGACCTGCTGAAACAAGGAGCAG CCTGTAATGTCCTCTATCTAAACTCTGTGGAAACTGAGTCACTGACTGGCCCACAGGCCATCGCCAAGGCATCAGATGCCACCCTGGGTCGTCACCCGCGCCCTGCAGCGACTGTAGTCCAGTTTAAGGTGACATCACAGGGTGTCACACTGACAGACAGCCAGCGCAG GGTTTTCTTTCGGAGACATTACCCAGTGAGCAGCGTGACCTTCAGCAGCCTCGACCCAAAAGACAGAAG GTGGACTAACTCCGACAACACAACTGTTAA AGTGTTTGGATTTGTTGCCAAGAAGCCAGGCAGCTTAGCAGAGAACGTCTGCCATCTATTTGCCGAGTTGGACCCCGAACAGCCAGCTACGGCCATCGTCAACTTTATCAACAAGGTCATGCTGTCCCCGCGCAGATAG
- the tns2a gene encoding tensin-2 isoform X1, protein MGCVLSLDWCGEGEVQPVPVVRGSSLKRRSLERSESGRMRLTKQAGKGEPHVFKEKTFKKRRQCSVCRQSVDNVGSFCRVCKTAAHRKCEAKVTSACIPAPTNDLQRRGTAPSRHIQHLGSTKSLTYTKQRNTLPRSFSVDRVMERVMERHYDFDLTYITERIISVFFPPKLEEQRYRLNLKEVAAMLKSKHQDKFLLLNLSERRHDITRLNPKVHDFGWPDLHAPPLDKICAICKAMENWLTSDPQHVVVLHCKGNKGKTGVIIAAYMHYSKISAGADQALSTLAMRKFCEDKVSSSLQPSQNRYIYYFGGLLSGAIKMNSSPLFLHQVLIPSLPNFQNEGGYYPFLKIYQSMQLVYTSGIYDLQGTGGRRLCVTIEPALLLKGDIMVKCYHRRAQSADRDTVFRLQFHTCTIHGSQLWFGKGELDQACTDERFPSDATVEFIFSSGPERIKGREYQKNDPAVTVDYNTADPVVRWDSYENFNQRYQDSLEDIAHTRGPLDGSLYAQIKKRRGPGSGSLTSTNGSSPGGALSEDRPDHLITQGSDSALSAHSLNLNQLSIHPDHQEEPIRPPPPTRQEREELERLLGGIEGNVDGERETAILDDGDSLPSERTGTLRLNRSCSCRDGYRSQRCAEPGCDRTLLMPNGYCLDRAPGTNGHHGATPSASPNPASPPSHMDLCQHYSPHSHQSLPPPDLVWDRQSGPSHYLHRSCSETPSSRHICPYPSPDLTPHSHNHSHHHPMSPPNRICCREDDYAPYHHLPSPHSHHHTHPHHPKPSTSPTYHDIMLMDGLPPPGCPCRDCSIRREDSAAYHSLRLDRGDSFHWDREAELQQREVGLRRARDAELPRGSELHWERDPGLRRGRELSLQWERDREAELQWERDREAEYWHRRATVASYGPQGHDLPAFTFDPLPAGHPAYPEASRSHAHSHLDLKYSSSSSGYQTPRQVCPCSPYQPSPSESRGYASGYQSESTSPLPPSSSMTGPCSHSNGPADHNHHHHPDSQQSYSSDSHTDGLRSSGESVGWRDHITHGSFKRVHRDGHVACSTPSDMSGPSTPVHTSSPLCTQESPSPGGREYEIRTTDILGNDYEASQPQDGHYSGNHIIQDPPGSPKSSTEKSLNPVKDTPSHTATPVQTESSNHCTAPTDPSINSTQQRHLSPEPPLSPSSDSATPAKSNQEQCQNPSLPVHASPAVDMHPELGSLTLQTLAPSEAAALPPSVVQEVSHPQSQTQTHANGSAGLTSTMKPHPEASKPTISNTTFSPPPSSPQPASSSMEGSPVSDTPVPGFATLGRKLMLSGSDPHHPNHMQHHVPQHHHYPSMEHSVALDTSKRHYFSGHIPQHHPASYANYSTISIPLPHPQPPLPEKRHQSTQLGSSSDGGRPAVGHVPPSNTSTTQHQHHVTFSPTVGEIAPPASQNDEVAPVVPETANRVSVKFVQDSSRFWYKPGISREQAIAALKEREPGTFLIRDSNSFQGAYGLALKVATPPPNVNNHNGKVSDPLEQLVRHFLIETSPRGVKIKGCQNEHHFGSLSALVYQHSITPISLPCALKIPEKDLIGELQEVQPVTSNISTAADLLKQGAACNVLYLNSVETESLTGPQAIAKASDATLGRHPRPAATVVQFKVTSQGVTLTDSQRRVFFRRHYPVSSVTFSSLDPKDRRWTNSDNTTVKVFGFVAKKPGSLAENVCHLFAELDPEQPATAIVNFINKVMLSPRR, encoded by the exons GTGACCTCTGCATGCATCCCAGCCCCCACCAATGATCTG CAGCGTAGAGGGACTGCTCCTTCTCGACACATCCAACACCTG gGATCTACCAAGTCTCTAACTTACACCAAACAGAGAAACACCTTGCCAAG GAGTTTCAGCGTGGACCGTGTAATGGAGCGTGTAATGGAGCGCCACTATGACTTTGACCTGACGTACATCACAGAGAGGATCATCTCTGTCTTTTTCCCACCGAAGCTGGAAGAGCAGAGATACCGCCTCAACCTGAAGGAGGTGGCTGCCATGCTCAAGTCCAAACATCAGGACAAATTTCTG ctccTGAATCTTTCTGAAAGACGGCACGATATCACCCGACTAAATCCAAAG GTTCATGACTTTGGCTGGCCCGACCTGCATGCTCCACCCCTGGATAAGATCTGCGCCATATGTAAGGCCATGGAGAACTGGCTGACCTCTGACCCCCAGCACGTGGTGGTCTTACACTGCAAG GGCAACAAAGGTAAAACAGGAGTTATTATTGCAGCCTACATGCACTACAGCAAGATCTCTGCAGG GGCGGACCAGGCTCTCAGTACTCTCGCCATGAGAAAGTTCTGTGAAGATAAGGTGTCCTCTTCCCTACAACCATCCCAAAACAG GTATATCTATTACTTTGGAGGTCTTCTCTCTGGGGCAATAAAGATGAACAGCAGCCCTCTCTTCCTCCACCAAGTCCTCATCCCATCACTCCCCAACTTTCAGAATGAAGGAG GTTATTACCCTTTCTTGAAGATCTACCAGTCCATGCAGTTGGTCTACACTTCAGGCATATA TGATCTTCAAGGCACTGGAGGCAGGCGACTGTGTGTGACCATTGAACCGGCACTGTTACTTAAGGGTGACATCATG GTCAAATGCTACCACAGGCGAGCCCAGAGTGCTGACAGAGACACCGTGTTTAGGCTGCAGTTCCACACCTGCACCATCCACGGATCCCAGCTCTGGTTTGGCAAAGGAGAGCTGGATCAAGCCTGCACTG ATGAGCGTTTTCCATCTGATGCTACCGTGGAGTTTATCTTCTCTTCCGGACCAGAGAGGATCAAAG GCCGTGAATACCAGAAGAACGACCCTGCAGTCACAGTTGACTACAACACTGCTGACCCGGTGGTTCGCTGGGACTCCTATGAGAACTTTAATCAGCGATATCAGGACAGCCTGGAGG ATATTGCCCACACCAGAGGTCCCCTAGATGGCAGCCTGTATGCTCAGATAAAGAAACGGCGAGGTCCTGGCTCCGGTTCTCTCACCTCAACCAATGGCAGCAGCCCAGGAGGAGCCCTctcagaagatagacctgatcaTCTTATCACTCAGGGTTCAGACTCTGCCCTCTCGGCCCATTCCCTTAATTTGAACCAATTATCTATCCATCCTGACCACCAAGAGGAGCCTATTcgtccaccaccaccaaccaggcAGGAAAGGGAGGAGCTTGAACGACTTCTTGGAGGCATTGAAGGAAACGTAGATGGAGAGCGAGAGACCGCCATTCTAGATGATGGAGATTCTTTGCCGTCAGAAAGAACCGGGACACTGAGGCTTAATCGGTCATGTTCCTGCCGGGATGGTTACAGGTCCCAGCGCTGTGCTGAGCCAGGCTGTGACCGCACCCTCCTCATGCCTAATGGCTACTGCCTTGATCGAGCGCCTGGCACCAACGGGCACCATGGGGCGACTCCTTCTGCTAGCCCCAACCCAGCTTCTCCTCCATCACACATGGATCTGTGCCAACACTACAGCCCCCACTCCCACCAGTCCCTCCCACCTCCAGATCTTGTGTGGGACCGTCAGAGTGGCCCATCTCACTACCTTCACCGCTCTTGCTCAGAGACTCCGTCATCTCGACATATCTGTCCGTACCCGTCCCCAGATCTCACCCCCCACTCTCACAATCATTCGCATCACCACCCCATGTCTCCCCCGAATCGCATATGCTGCAGAGAAGATGACTATGCACCCTACCATCATCTTCCTTCACCTCACAGCCATCACCATACCCATCCGCACCACCCGAAACCCTCCACCAGCCCAACTTACCATGATATAATGCTAATGGATGGTCTGCCACCCCCTGGTTGTCCTTGTAGGGACTGCAGCATCAGAAGAGAAGATTCTGCGGCTTACCACAGCCTGAGGTTGGACCGCGGTGACAGCTTTCACTGGGACAGAGAGGCGGAGCTTCAGCAGAGGGAGGTGGGGCTTAGGAGGGCCAGGGATGCTGAGTTACCTAGAGGGTCAGAGCTTCACTGGGAGAGGGATCCTGGGTTGAGGCGAGGCAGAGAGCTGTCCCTCCAATGGGAACGAGACAGGGAGGCTGAGCTGCAGtgggagagggacagagaggcTGAATATTGGCACAGAAGAGCCACCGTAGCCTCCTACGGCCCACAGGGGCATGATCTTCCAGCCTTCACCTTTGACCCATTGCCAGCAGGTCATCCAGCTTATCCAGAGGCATCAAGGTCCCACGCTCATTCCCACTTGGATCTGaagtacagcagcagcagcagtgggtACCAAACCCCTCGTCAGGTGTGCCCCTGCTCACCTTACCAGCCTTCACCATCTGAAAGCAGAGGCTACGCCTCAGGCTACCAATCCGAGTCCACGTCCCCACTGCCTCCCTCTTCCTCAATGACAGGGCCCTGCAGCCACAGCAACGGGCCAGCAGACCataaccaccaccaccatccagACTCACAGCAGTCATACAGCTCGGACTCTCATACTG ATGGCCTTCGTAGCTCTGGTGAAAGTGTGGGCTGGAGGGATCACATAACTCATGGCTCCTTTAAGAGGGTCCACAGAGATGGTCACGTTGCCTGCTCCACGCCATCTGACATGTCTGGACCGTCCACTCCTGTCCACACCAGCAGTCCTCTATGCACACAGGAAAG TCCCAGTCCAGGAGGAAGAGAGTATGAGATCCGTACCACAGACATCCTTGGCAATGACTATGAGGCTTCCCAGCCGCAGGATGGACACTATAGTGGTAATCATATCATTCAGGATCCTCCAGGAAGTCCAAAAAGCAGCACTGAGAAGTCATTAAATCCAGTCAAAGATACACCATCACACACAGCAACTCCTGTTCAGACAGAATCCTCCAACCACTGCACAGCACCAACAGACCCGTCCATCAACAGTACCCAACAGCGGCACCTCAGCCCAGAGCCACCCCTATCACCTTCTTCTGATTCTGCAACACCAGCTAAATCAAACCAGGAACAGTGCCAGAATCCTTCTTTGCCTGTCCATGCTTCACCTGCAGTGGATATGCACCCCGAACTTGGCTCTCTCACTCTCCAGACCCTTGCTCCATCAGAAGCTGCTGCTCTGCCACCCTCCGTGGTGCAGGAGGTGTCCCATCCTCAGAGCCAGACCCAAACCCATGCTAATGGCTCTGCAGGACTGACTTCAACAATGAAACCTCACCCAGAAGCCTCCAAACCAACCATCTCCAACACCACATTTTCTCCTCCACCATCATCCCCGCAGCCTGCATCCAGCAGCATGGAAGGCTCCCCAGTCTCTGACACACCAGTCCCTGGTTTCGCCACCCTGGGAAGGAAGTTGATGTTAAGTGGATCAGACCCCCACCACCCAAATCATATGCAGCACCACGTACCTCAACATCACCACTACCCATCCATGGAGCACAGTGTCGCTCTGGACACTAGCAAGAGGCACTACTTTTCTGGTCACATCCCACAACATCACCCAGCCTCCTACGCCAACTATTCCACCATCTCCATCCCCCTCCCTCACCCACAGCCACCTCTGCCAGAGAAGAGACATCAGTCCACTCAGTTGGGATCTTCCAGCGATGGGGGGAGGCCAGCAGTGGGTCATGTGCCTCCCTCCAACACCAGTACCACCCAGCATCAACATCATGTCACATTTTCTCCCACTGTAGGGGAAATTGCACCCCCTGCAAGCCAAAATGATGAAGTAGCACCTGTGGTGCCTGAGACTGCCAACAGGGTCAGTGTTAAGTTTGTCCAGGACAGTTCGAGGTTCTGGTACAAGCCTGGCATCTCTAGAGAGCAAG CaattgcagctctaaaggaaaGAGAGCCTGGAACCTTCCTGATCAGGGACAGTAACTCTTTCCAGGGGGCCTATGGCTTGGCCCTGAAGGTGGCCACGCCTCCTCCCAATGTCAACAACCACAACGGCAAAG TGAGTGATCCTCTGGAACAGCTGGTGAGACATTTCCTAATAGAAACAAGCCCTCGGGGAGTGAAGATTAAAGGATGTCAGAATGAGCACCACTTTG GGAGTCTGTCTGCGCTCGTCTACCAACACTCCATCACACCCATCTCTTTACCATGTGCTCTTAAAATCCCTGAGAAAG ACCTCATAGGTGAGCTGCAGGAGGTTCAACCGGTAACCAGTAACATCAGCACAGCTGCAGACCTGCTGAAACAAGGAGCAG CCTGTAATGTCCTCTATCTAAACTCTGTGGAAACTGAGTCACTGACTGGCCCACAGGCCATCGCCAAGGCATCAGATGCCACCCTGGGTCGTCACCCGCGCCCTGCAGCGACTGTAGTCCAGTTTAAGGTGACATCACAGGGTGTCACACTGACAGACAGCCAGCGCAG GGTTTTCTTTCGGAGACATTACCCAGTGAGCAGCGTGACCTTCAGCAGCCTCGACCCAAAAGACAGAAG GTGGACTAACTCCGACAACACAACTGTTAA AGTGTTTGGATTTGTTGCCAAGAAGCCAGGCAGCTTAGCAGAGAACGTCTGCCATCTATTTGCCGAGTTGGACCCCGAACAGCCAGCTACGGCCATCGTCAACTTTATCAACAAGGTCATGCTGTCCCCGCGCAGATAG